The following proteins are encoded in a genomic region of Actinomadura sp. NAK00032:
- a CDS encoding MarR family winged helix-turn-helix transcriptional regulator — protein MIDTGREREDDMDGGDDPLVMGVRDRWEEQGLQGGPWPFMAICAVGRLDQLFKKALEAELKRLGLTRSGYLLLTTLALTTRGSARLSTLGRILMVHPTTVTLTVEQLEAVGLVARTRHPRDRRATLVEITEVGRERANEASLALESPGGAFAPFAGTHREVFEALQPARLAAGDVELLNPGGARS, from the coding sequence ATGATCGACACGGGGCGTGAGAGGGAAGACGACATGGACGGCGGCGACGACCCGCTGGTCATGGGCGTCCGGGACCGGTGGGAGGAGCAGGGGCTCCAGGGCGGCCCGTGGCCGTTCATGGCGATCTGCGCGGTGGGACGGCTCGACCAGCTGTTCAAGAAGGCCCTCGAAGCGGAGCTGAAACGGCTGGGCCTGACCCGCAGCGGCTACCTGCTGCTGACCACGCTGGCCCTCACGACGCGCGGCAGCGCGCGGCTGAGCACGCTCGGCCGGATCCTGATGGTGCACCCGACGACGGTGACGCTGACCGTCGAGCAACTGGAGGCGGTCGGCCTCGTCGCCCGCACCCGGCATCCCCGCGACCGGCGCGCGACGCTGGTGGAGATCACCGAGGTGGGACGGGAGCGGGCCAACGAGGCGAGCCTGGCGCTGGAGTCGCCCGGCGGCGCGTTCGCCCCCTTCGCCGGGACGCACCGCGAAGTGTTCGAGGCGCTCCAGCCCGCCCGGCTCGCCGCCGGCGACGTGGAACTGCTGAACCCCGGCGGCGCCCGGAGCTGA
- a CDS encoding MlaD family protein, with translation MSEESISQRSRTVFGLVGAGVIAAAAAFVAIGSTPDHSGSTYYNATFGRAGQGLDPGKSEVKVRGIAVGAVDSLDLDDQGRVKVRLRLDKGVRIADTTVATVEPVSVFGPKDLNLDLGKNELTGPYLKDGATITETNDPKELSDTAWLAYDLTKAINPDDVAALLHTFGAGLSGQGPALRRTIDNGAIVVDATHKDRAAINALLRNINGLSGTLASRGDTFAAFTGDFNKLSQTISAKPDKVSQLLDESSKLGDTLGRNLEQHGRNLGNIVDNGAGIVSVFDNQRRNIPVLLDSLNGFFNLLAQIIRIPGPEGTVIAQARDDLPLDICQIFIDACSTTPQKTAFEMKLPGQSKTGQNKTGQSKTGGRP, from the coding sequence ATGAGCGAAGAGAGCATCTCCCAGCGCTCCCGGACGGTGTTCGGGCTGGTCGGCGCCGGCGTCATCGCGGCCGCCGCCGCGTTCGTCGCGATCGGCTCCACACCGGACCACTCGGGCTCCACGTACTACAACGCCACGTTCGGACGGGCGGGGCAGGGCCTCGACCCGGGCAAGTCCGAGGTGAAGGTCCGCGGCATCGCGGTCGGCGCCGTCGACAGCCTCGACCTGGACGACCAGGGCCGCGTCAAGGTGCGGCTCCGGCTCGACAAGGGCGTCCGCATCGCCGACACGACGGTCGCGACGGTCGAGCCCGTCTCGGTGTTCGGCCCGAAGGACCTCAACCTCGACCTCGGCAAGAACGAGCTGACCGGCCCGTACCTGAAGGACGGGGCCACCATCACCGAGACCAACGACCCGAAGGAGCTGTCCGACACCGCCTGGCTCGCCTACGACCTCACCAAGGCGATCAACCCCGACGACGTCGCCGCGCTGCTGCACACGTTCGGCGCGGGGCTGTCGGGGCAGGGCCCCGCGCTCCGCCGGACGATCGACAACGGCGCGATCGTCGTCGACGCCACGCACAAGGACCGGGCCGCGATCAACGCGCTGCTGCGCAACATCAACGGCCTGTCGGGCACGCTGGCGTCCCGCGGCGACACGTTCGCCGCGTTCACCGGCGACTTCAACAAGCTGTCGCAGACGATCAGCGCCAAGCCCGACAAGGTCTCGCAGCTGCTGGACGAGTCCAGCAAGCTCGGCGACACCCTCGGCCGCAACCTGGAGCAGCACGGCCGCAACCTCGGCAACATCGTCGACAACGGCGCCGGGATCGTCTCGGTGTTCGACAACCAGCGCCGCAACATCCCGGTGCTGCTGGACAGCCTGAACGGGTTCTTCAACCTGCTGGCGCAGATCATCCGCATCCCCGGGCCGGAGGGCACCGTCATCGCGCAGGCGCGCGACGACCTGCCCCTCGACATCTGCCAGATCTTCATCGACGCCTGCTCGACCACGCCGCAGAAGACCGCGTTCGAGATGAAGCTGCCGGGCCAGAGCAAGACCGGGCAGAACAAGACCGGCCAGAGCAAGACCGGGGGGCGGCCATGA
- a CDS encoding helix-turn-helix domain-containing protein, giving the protein MAQQTLTRGTVKRRTRLPRRLALLMRPELPSLAQEIIDEVRRSIPEYGRPLKGPYVEALRIGVERALTDFVDRVANPLAPRERHHETYRRLGRFEAQEGRTLDTLQAALRIGAQVAWRRIMKVGPRRRVSPEVMAQLADALFAYIDELAALALEGYMDARPDGEVEAHRRRLLELLLRPAASPRVLTEAAEKAGWTIPDEVTVVVAPPGARYVRAALDEDVLADLTATQPFLVIPGKATSERRRSLLRVLPDGQLVIGLTVPPTGVVDSLRWARCALGLVEEGVLGDTPVTDCEDHLITLWLLSDQALIDQLAARHLGDMDDLTCRQRDRLLETLRAWLTTRGSANDIAAELGIHPQTVRYRMRQVESTLGDRLTDSDARFAIEAVLRAMRLRERAGAAAGAASGRDGGGPRKPSPDDNRPITDRRNMSS; this is encoded by the coding sequence ATGGCACAGCAGACGTTGACGCGGGGGACGGTGAAGCGCCGGACGCGGCTGCCCCGTCGGCTCGCCCTGCTGATGCGCCCGGAACTGCCCAGCCTCGCCCAGGAGATCATCGACGAGGTGCGCCGGTCGATCCCCGAGTACGGGCGACCCCTCAAGGGCCCCTACGTGGAGGCCCTGCGGATCGGCGTCGAACGCGCGCTGACCGACTTCGTCGACCGGGTGGCCAACCCGCTCGCCCCGCGCGAGCGCCACCACGAGACCTACCGCCGCCTCGGCCGGTTCGAGGCGCAGGAGGGCCGGACGCTCGACACGCTTCAGGCCGCGCTGCGCATCGGCGCCCAGGTCGCGTGGCGCCGCATCATGAAGGTCGGGCCGCGCCGCCGGGTGTCGCCCGAGGTCATGGCCCAGCTCGCCGACGCCCTGTTCGCCTACATCGACGAACTCGCCGCGCTCGCGCTGGAGGGCTACATGGACGCCCGCCCGGACGGCGAGGTCGAGGCGCACCGGCGGCGTTTACTGGAACTCCTGCTGCGGCCCGCCGCGTCCCCGCGCGTCCTGACCGAGGCCGCCGAAAAGGCCGGGTGGACGATCCCTGACGAGGTGACCGTCGTCGTGGCCCCGCCCGGTGCCCGGTACGTGCGGGCCGCCCTCGACGAGGACGTCCTCGCCGACCTCACCGCGACCCAGCCGTTCCTCGTCATCCCAGGTAAGGCCACCTCTGAGCGGCGACGGTCCCTGCTGCGCGTCCTGCCGGACGGGCAGCTCGTCATCGGCCTCACGGTGCCGCCCACGGGCGTCGTCGACTCGCTGCGCTGGGCGCGGTGCGCCCTCGGCCTGGTGGAGGAGGGCGTCCTCGGGGACACGCCCGTCACCGACTGCGAGGACCACCTCATCACCCTGTGGCTGCTGTCCGACCAGGCGCTCATCGACCAGCTCGCGGCCCGGCACCTCGGCGACATGGACGACCTCACCTGCCGGCAGCGCGACCGCCTGCTGGAGACGCTGCGCGCCTGGCTGACGACCCGCGGCAGCGCCAACGACATCGCGGCGGAGCTCGGCATCCACCCGCAGACCGTCCGCTACCGGATGCGGCAGGTCGAGAGCACGCTCGGCGACCGGCTCACCGACTCCGACGCGCGCTTCGCGATCGAGGCGGTGCTGCGCGCCATGCGGCTGCGCGAGCGCGCCGGCGCGGCGGCGGGAGCGGCCTCCGGGCGCGACGGCGGCGGCCCGCGGAAACCCTCACCCGATGATAATCGGCCAATTACGGATCGGCGGAATATGAGCAGCTGA
- a CDS encoding ABC transporter permease, producing MALSLTKAPDLARRRVGRALDETGLLCVTLLEGLRRSWDLRQWWGEFIEQCWFLARVTSVPVMLIAVPLGATISLQVGDIARQLGAQSGTGALLTAAMIQQVAPLAAALLVSGVGGSAITADMGARNIRDELAAMEVMGINPIHRLVTPRLWAASMVSGLLCSVVILAGVVGGYYFNVIQQGVSPGAFFDGSTTLLQFSDLVITLFKAWVFGFIAAAVACYMGMNCDYGPVGVGRAVNKAVVVTSIVVFATNYILTMIYQVLFPPRF from the coding sequence ATGGCCCTGAGCCTCACGAAGGCCCCGGACCTGGCACGCAGACGCGTCGGGCGAGCGCTCGACGAGACGGGACTGCTGTGCGTGACCCTCCTCGAAGGGCTGCGCCGCTCCTGGGACCTGCGCCAGTGGTGGGGCGAGTTCATCGAGCAGTGCTGGTTCCTGGCACGCGTCACGAGCGTGCCGGTCATGCTCATCGCCGTGCCGCTCGGCGCCACGATCTCGCTCCAGGTGGGCGACATCGCCCGCCAGCTCGGCGCGCAGTCGGGCACCGGAGCGCTGCTCACCGCCGCGATGATCCAGCAGGTGGCGCCGCTGGCCGCGGCGCTGCTGGTCTCCGGCGTGGGCGGGTCGGCGATCACCGCCGACATGGGCGCCCGCAACATCCGCGACGAACTCGCGGCGATGGAGGTCATGGGCATCAACCCGATCCACCGCCTGGTCACCCCCAGGCTGTGGGCGGCGAGCATGGTGTCCGGGCTGCTGTGCTCGGTGGTGATCCTGGCGGGCGTCGTCGGCGGCTACTACTTCAACGTCATCCAGCAGGGCGTCAGCCCGGGCGCGTTCTTCGACGGCTCGACCACCCTGCTGCAGTTCTCAGACCTGGTGATCACCCTGTTCAAGGCGTGGGTGTTCGGCTTCATCGCCGCCGCCGTCGCCTGCTACATGGGCATGAACTGCGACTACGGTCCCGTCGGCGTCGGCCGCGCGGTGAACAAGGCCGTCGTCGTCACCTCGATCGTGGTGTTCGCGACGAACTACATCCTCACCATGATCTACCAGGTCCTGTTCCCCCCGAGGTTCTGA
- a CDS encoding lytic transglycosylase domain-containing protein gives MPQSHGTRRRSAEGRRARSERVPAPRPAGDEYDPYGAYGGAGGPGGTGPMPMPPAVPPEKKRRLRRVLTSNVTITIAAIAALGTAVTVVDLNAFTGDDTKPPKAAAAGLSTNDMLAKLTSASDMDKVAADVIATAKKRAYEEHQRELKRLKEKAKRDAAARAKLKAQQERERLAKMNPSSKQNKAYGKKMSAMKGWSRCWPSLLTLWNHESGWNERAVNPSSGAYGIPQALPGSKLASAGADWRTSSPTQIAWGLGYIKARYKDPCGAWSFWQAHNWY, from the coding sequence ATGCCCCAGAGTCACGGCACTCGCAGACGTTCCGCCGAGGGCAGGCGCGCCCGCTCCGAGCGGGTTCCCGCACCGCGTCCGGCAGGCGACGAGTACGACCCGTACGGCGCCTACGGCGGAGCGGGCGGCCCTGGCGGGACCGGGCCGATGCCGATGCCGCCCGCCGTCCCGCCGGAGAAGAAGCGGCGCCTGCGGCGGGTGCTCACCAGCAACGTGACCATCACCATCGCGGCGATCGCCGCGCTCGGCACGGCGGTGACGGTCGTCGACCTCAACGCCTTCACCGGCGACGACACCAAGCCGCCGAAGGCCGCCGCGGCCGGGCTGTCGACCAACGACATGCTGGCGAAGCTGACGTCCGCGTCCGACATGGACAAGGTCGCCGCCGACGTCATCGCCACTGCGAAGAAGCGCGCCTACGAGGAGCACCAGCGCGAGCTGAAGCGGCTCAAGGAGAAGGCCAAGCGGGACGCGGCGGCGCGGGCGAAGCTCAAGGCGCAGCAGGAGCGCGAGCGGCTCGCCAAGATGAACCCCAGCTCCAAGCAGAACAAGGCGTACGGCAAGAAGATGAGCGCCATGAAGGGCTGGAGCCGCTGCTGGCCGTCCCTGCTGACGCTGTGGAACCACGAGAGCGGCTGGAACGAGCGGGCCGTCAACCCGTCCAGCGGCGCCTACGGCATCCCGCAGGCGCTGCCGGGTTCCAAGCTGGCGAGCGCCGGTGCCGACTGGCGCACCAGCTCCCCCACCCAGATCGCGTGGGGGCTCGGCTACATCAAGGCCCGCTACAAGGACCCGTGCGGCGCCTGGTCGTTCTGGCAGGCGCACAACTGGTACTAG
- a CDS encoding TetR/AcrR family transcriptional regulator, protein MRTSRTRHGNDTGNGDGPGGGSAGGGRQWARADATRHALLSAAQQVFADRGYADAGIAEIVERSGISVGSLYHHYGGKAGLYVALWEDLTAEQEASAAQAVSAARKSGESDPIALFTSGARAYLLVCWERREAARLFLAGEGPSGSSLMRRSRAQHWIAQNTKLLRGPAPGEPAGRADQVLSLVLTTVIGEAGREIATAENEAEAAEIIDEVCRILIRLAR, encoded by the coding sequence ATGCGGACGAGCAGGACGCGCCACGGCAACGACACGGGGAACGGCGACGGGCCGGGCGGCGGCTCAGCGGGCGGCGGGCGGCAGTGGGCCCGCGCCGACGCGACGCGCCATGCGCTGCTGAGCGCGGCGCAGCAGGTCTTCGCCGACCGCGGCTACGCCGACGCGGGGATCGCCGAGATCGTCGAGCGGTCCGGGATCAGCGTCGGCAGCCTCTACCACCACTACGGCGGCAAGGCCGGCCTGTACGTCGCGCTGTGGGAGGACCTCACCGCCGAGCAGGAGGCGAGCGCCGCGCAGGCGGTGTCCGCCGCGCGCAAGAGCGGCGAGTCCGACCCGATCGCGCTGTTCACCTCGGGCGCCCGCGCCTACCTGCTGGTGTGCTGGGAGCGGCGGGAGGCGGCCCGGCTGTTTCTGGCCGGTGAGGGCCCGTCGGGGTCGTCGCTGATGCGGCGCAGCCGCGCCCAGCACTGGATCGCGCAGAACACCAAGCTGCTGCGCGGCCCCGCGCCCGGGGAGCCCGCCGGGCGCGCCGACCAGGTGCTGAGCCTGGTGCTGACCACCGTCATCGGCGAGGCCGGACGGGAGATCGCCACGGCCGAGAACGAGGCCGAGGCGGCGGAGATCATCGACGAGGTGTGCCGGATCCTGATCCGGCTGGCGCGCTGA
- a CDS encoding ABC transporter permease codes for MVAISPVRKLGRAVRGRTAGLAASADLPVFLGRVLYHLFVDIIIKRKYGKTLAKQVSDITVGVGALVIGGGMIFVIATMSLATGAMVGLQGYPGLERIGAEAFTGLVASYSNVREVTPIIAGVALVAQVGTGFTAEIGAMRISEEIDALEVMGINSLAYLVCTRVAAGVIALVPLYLVSLFMAFFATRFITIQYFGLSPGIYDYYFHLYLPPIDVFYSVIKVAVFAFIIMFIHCYRGYYAAGGPVGVGVAAGRAIRESTILMILMNLVLSYIFWGHGSTVKLTG; via the coding sequence ATGGTCGCCATTTCCCCCGTCCGCAAGCTGGGCCGCGCCGTCCGCGGCCGGACCGCGGGCCTCGCCGCGTCCGCCGACCTCCCGGTCTTCCTCGGCCGGGTCCTCTACCACCTGTTCGTCGACATCATCATCAAGCGCAAGTACGGCAAGACGCTCGCCAAGCAGGTCAGCGACATCACCGTCGGCGTCGGCGCGCTCGTCATCGGCGGCGGCATGATCTTCGTGATCGCCACGATGTCGCTCGCCACCGGCGCGATGGTCGGCCTGCAGGGCTACCCCGGGCTGGAGCGCATCGGCGCCGAGGCGTTCACCGGACTGGTCGCGAGCTACTCCAACGTCCGCGAGGTCACCCCGATCATCGCGGGCGTCGCGCTGGTCGCGCAGGTCGGCACCGGGTTCACCGCCGAGATCGGCGCGATGCGGATCTCCGAGGAGATCGACGCGCTGGAGGTCATGGGCATCAACTCGCTGGCCTACCTGGTCTGCACCCGGGTCGCCGCCGGCGTCATCGCCCTCGTGCCGCTGTACCTGGTCTCGCTGTTCATGGCGTTCTTCGCCACCCGGTTCATCACGATCCAGTACTTCGGGCTCTCACCCGGCATCTACGACTACTACTTCCACCTCTACCTCCCCCCGATCGACGTCTTCTACAGCGTCATCAAGGTGGCGGTGTTCGCGTTCATCATCATGTTCATCCACTGCTACCGCGGCTACTACGCGGCGGGCGGGCCGGTCGGCGTCGGCGTCGCCGCGGGCCGCGCGATCCGGGAGTCGACCATCCTGATGATCCTCATGAACCTGGTCCTGTCGTACATCTTCTGGGGCCACGGCAGCACAGTGAAGTTGACCGGATGA